A stretch of the Archangium violaceum genome encodes the following:
- a CDS encoding multicopper oxidase family protein has product MLLLIIGLMGGTAAGARPRPQPWPWPIQNIYEELVVQYATNRICRVKEQGKCKEWDTVKLRSYNGGLVGPIIEARPGDTLHIHLKNQLPPEPRPPTPDPNVPHGFNVTNLHTHGLHVSPEGNSDNVLLAFGPQEEFEYEIKIPTDHPAGTYWYHAHKHGSVALQVSSGMVGALIIRGNIDELPVIKAAQERIFVFEQIPYALVDDPYVPGTQANMIESYQVFTPNNWELSGRRTLINGEFVPTFKMKPGEVQRWRFIHAGTMESLRLKLLRESDSRTVMMQHQIAHDGITSGRIDTVTETEMYPGYRVDVMVKAEQRPDTYLLIDEASPPERSLNGVAETRKILARVVVEGPSVQMSLPDERALATLVPLEPITNEELTGTQEVKFDMDLSVTPPRFLINGKPFDPNAPPRRLVLGNVEEWFISSSSHQGHPFHIHVNPFQVMKSNGKHVWKDTLFVGANQSARVRTRYERYIGRFVMHCHILDHEDMGMMELQEIVPPDSTGGDGGGGGGGGHHGH; this is encoded by the coding sequence ATGCTGCTATTGATCATCGGATTGATGGGAGGCACGGCGGCGGGTGCCAGACCCAGACCACAACCCTGGCCATGGCCAATTCAGAACATCTACGAGGAGCTGGTGGTCCAGTACGCCACCAACCGCATCTGCCGGGTCAAGGAGCAGGGCAAGTGCAAGGAATGGGACACGGTGAAGCTGCGCTCCTACAACGGCGGGCTCGTCGGTCCGATCATCGAGGCGCGACCCGGGGACACCTTGCATATCCACTTGAAGAACCAGCTCCCGCCGGAGCCGCGGCCCCCCACGCCCGATCCCAACGTCCCGCACGGCTTCAACGTCACCAACCTCCACACCCATGGCCTGCACGTGTCTCCGGAGGGCAACTCGGACAACGTGCTGCTGGCATTCGGCCCCCAGGAGGAGTTCGAGTATGAGATCAAGATTCCCACCGACCACCCCGCCGGGACCTACTGGTACCACGCCCACAAGCACGGCTCGGTGGCCCTCCAGGTCTCCAGCGGCATGGTCGGCGCGTTGATCATCCGCGGCAACATCGACGAGCTCCCCGTCATCAAGGCCGCCCAGGAGCGGATCTTCGTCTTCGAGCAGATCCCCTATGCCCTGGTCGATGACCCCTACGTCCCCGGAACGCAGGCCAACATGATCGAGAGCTACCAGGTGTTCACCCCGAACAACTGGGAGCTGTCCGGCCGGCGGACCCTCATCAATGGGGAGTTCGTGCCCACCTTCAAGATGAAGCCCGGAGAGGTGCAACGCTGGAGGTTCATCCATGCGGGCACCATGGAGTCGCTCCGGCTCAAGCTCCTGCGAGAGAGCGACTCGCGGACCGTGATGATGCAGCATCAGATCGCTCACGATGGCATCACCAGCGGCCGGATCGACACGGTCACGGAGACGGAGATGTACCCCGGCTACCGGGTGGACGTGATGGTGAAGGCCGAGCAGAGGCCGGACACCTACCTGCTGATCGACGAGGCGAGCCCTCCCGAGCGCTCGCTCAATGGCGTGGCGGAGACGCGCAAGATCCTGGCTCGCGTCGTGGTGGAGGGCCCGAGCGTCCAGATGTCGCTGCCCGATGAGCGGGCACTCGCCACGCTGGTGCCCCTCGAACCCATCACGAACGAGGAGCTCACCGGCACCCAGGAGGTGAAGTTCGACATGGACCTCAGCGTCACCCCCCCCAGGTTCCTGATCAATGGCAAACCGTTCGACCCGAATGCCCCTCCCCGCCGGCTCGTGCTGGGGAACGTGGAGGAGTGGTTCATCTCCTCCTCGAGCCACCAGGGCCATCCCTTCCACATCCACGTCAATCCCTTCCAGGTGATGAAGAGCAATGGGAAGCACGTCTGGAAGGACACCCTCTTCGTGGGAGCGAACCAGTCCGCCCGGGTGCGCACCCGCTACGAGCGCTACATCGGAAGGTTCGTGATGCACTGCCACATCCTGGACCATGAGGACATGGGCATGATGGAGCTGCAGGAGATCGTCCCGCCGGACTCGACGGGCGGCGACGGTGGCGGCGGCGGCGGCGGCGGACACCACGGGCACTGA
- a CDS encoding halocarboxylic acid dehydrogenase DehI family protein: protein MAGPKQVSERDAHGDVERVLYEMRQSLRVTGLDVTVRTWAGFERFLVGMWEAMGPNTETRAFELAADEVRAQAVEAVNRLGRLGAWDAVRLGESQRYQLRGALALYHYLNPKMLVFTSAVKLALQDERVGALQPLGSAERIERGPPARMMAMEWVPEWPDDARLRRLFTDILETVGPPAVPGEFRGLALWPDYLDAVWERLRPRMRGESWARACDALLATSRRLARELPYEVALSRERLVMLREDAEVILRVTDQCEWRLPVLVLGMATLVSDVGDLERRQPFPAEARLVSDFVAAEELR, encoded by the coding sequence ATGGCCGGACCCAAGCAGGTGAGCGAGCGCGATGCGCACGGAGACGTGGAGCGGGTGCTCTACGAGATGAGGCAGTCCCTGCGGGTGACGGGGCTGGACGTGACGGTGCGCACGTGGGCGGGCTTCGAGCGCTTCCTGGTGGGGATGTGGGAGGCGATGGGGCCGAACACGGAGACGCGGGCCTTCGAGTTGGCCGCGGACGAGGTGCGGGCGCAGGCGGTGGAGGCGGTGAATCGCCTCGGGCGACTGGGGGCGTGGGACGCGGTGCGCCTGGGGGAGAGTCAGCGCTACCAGCTGCGAGGCGCGCTGGCGCTGTACCACTACCTCAATCCGAAGATGCTGGTGTTCACCTCGGCGGTGAAGCTGGCGCTGCAGGACGAGCGCGTGGGGGCGTTGCAGCCCCTGGGGAGCGCGGAGCGGATAGAGCGGGGGCCTCCGGCGCGGATGATGGCGATGGAGTGGGTGCCGGAGTGGCCGGACGACGCGCGGCTGCGGAGGCTCTTCACGGACATCCTCGAGACGGTGGGCCCGCCCGCGGTGCCGGGAGAATTCCGGGGGCTTGCGTTGTGGCCGGACTACCTGGACGCGGTGTGGGAGCGGCTGCGGCCTCGGATGAGGGGGGAGTCATGGGCTCGTGCCTGTGACGCGCTGTTGGCCACGTCCCGGCGGCTCGCGCGGGAGCTGCCGTACGAGGTGGCGCTGTCGAGGGAGCGCCTCGTCATGCTGCGCGAGGACGCGGAGGTCATCCTGCGGGTGACGGATCAATGCGAGTGGCGGTTGCCCGTGTTGGTGCTCGGGATGGCGACGCTGGTGAGCGACGTGGGCGACCTGGAGCGGCGGCAGCCCTTCCCGGCGGAGGCCCGCCTGGTATCGGACTTCGTGGCGGCGGAGGAGCTGCGATGA
- a CDS encoding aspartate kinase, translating into MKPTVIGAPPGGGVASPGQRRPLIVKKFGGTSVAGIDRIRRIARIALECQRAGNDVVVVVSAMAGETDRLLKLAHQLLPLPDSRELDVIAATGEQVSVALTALAIQAEGGQAFSLLGHQLPVLTDKAFTRARIQWVEQGPIRRALARGQIAVVAGFQGVDAENNITTLGRGGSDTTAVAVAAALRADVCEIYTDVDGVYTADPRICPSGRKLGAVAYEEMLELASLGAKVLQVRSVEIAMKYEVPVHVRSSFSEEEGTRILPREQVLEARRLTGLACERGQARVEVLGVECRPEQVAELTDLLAELNVSVDMLCHARCSPENTLANINFTLPEADLRRSLQSLEQFTTRLGARELRVSDGLAKVSLVGIGLRSDPGIAARLCRCLNQHGISVSGLVVNELRVSCLVEAAAADNAVRLLHELFELAGEAPVETEPLVSSAPA; encoded by the coding sequence ATGAAGCCCACCGTGATTGGGGCGCCACCGGGAGGTGGCGTGGCGTCCCCGGGTCAGCGGCGGCCCCTGATCGTCAAGAAGTTCGGGGGGACCTCCGTGGCGGGCATCGATCGCATCCGGCGCATCGCCCGCATCGCCCTGGAGTGCCAGCGGGCCGGCAACGACGTGGTGGTGGTGGTGAGCGCCATGGCGGGCGAGACGGATCGCCTGTTGAAGCTGGCGCACCAGCTCCTCCCCCTGCCGGACTCGCGGGAGCTGGATGTGATCGCCGCGACGGGGGAGCAGGTGTCGGTGGCGTTGACCGCCCTGGCCATCCAGGCGGAGGGAGGACAGGCCTTCTCCCTGCTGGGACACCAGCTCCCGGTGCTCACCGACAAGGCCTTCACCCGGGCCCGCATCCAGTGGGTGGAGCAGGGCCCCATCCGCCGGGCCCTCGCTCGAGGGCAGATCGCCGTGGTCGCTGGCTTCCAGGGGGTGGATGCGGAGAACAACATCACCACCCTGGGACGAGGCGGTTCGGACACCACGGCGGTGGCGGTGGCGGCGGCGCTGAGGGCGGACGTCTGTGAAATCTACACGGACGTGGACGGGGTCTACACGGCGGACCCCCGTATCTGCCCCTCGGGCCGCAAGCTGGGGGCGGTTGCCTACGAAGAGATGCTCGAGTTGGCTTCCCTGGGAGCGAAGGTCCTCCAGGTGCGCAGTGTGGAGATCGCGATGAAATACGAGGTTCCCGTGCACGTACGCAGCTCGTTTTCGGAGGAGGAGGGGACGCGGATCCTTCCGCGGGAGCAGGTGCTGGAGGCCAGGAGGCTGACGGGCCTGGCCTGCGAGCGGGGGCAGGCGCGGGTGGAGGTGCTCGGGGTGGAGTGCCGCCCGGAGCAGGTGGCGGAGCTGACGGACCTGCTGGCCGAGCTGAACGTGAGCGTGGACATGCTCTGCCATGCCCGCTGCTCGCCGGAGAACACCCTGGCGAACATCAACTTCACCCTCCCGGAGGCGGACCTACGCCGCTCTCTGCAGTCCCTGGAGCAGTTCACGACCCGGCTGGGAGCCCGTGAGCTGCGGGTGTCGGACGGCCTGGCCAAGGTCTCGCTGGTGGGCATTGGCCTCCGCTCGGATCCGGGGATCGCCGCGCGCCTGTGCCGCTGCCTGAATCAGCACGGCATCTCCGTGTCGGGCCTGGTGGTGAACGAGCTGCGGGTGAGCTGCCTGGTGGAGGCGGCGGCCGCGGACAACGCCGTCCGCCTCCTGCATGAGCTCTTCGAGCTCGCTGGCGAGGCGCCCGTCGAGACCGAGCCCCTGGTCTCCAGCGCTCCGGCCTGA
- a CDS encoding DUF4032 domain-containing protein, whose amino-acid sequence MTPSRGLTALHLRQGHPDFLDLPWHLPLAEWNPKVCSRLVEVPRGLSRHTVVFVSYGSDIYALKELPVSVGQREYDVLRGLEERRLPAVTAVGLTRVRAPEESGEELAILLTQYLPSSLPYRVLFMNRGLERYRERLLDAMASLLVRLHLGGFFWGDCSLSNVLFRRDAGELQAYAVDAETSELHTKLSDGQRELDLLIMEENVTGGLADLAAMVELPSTLDVYATAPSIRQRYERLWTETHKEISISPSESYRIHERIRALNELGFSVGEVDLVASGDGSQLRMRTIVTDREYHRHQLHNLTGVVAEERQAALLLNEIREMKATLTREVNRSVPLSVAAFRWLDERFRPTVNRLHKELGPAADEAEIYCQVLEHKWFLSERAKRDVGLEVAVKGYVALRREQPALALLRSANAPLVTVEAEAASEPAPAPTDKASAR is encoded by the coding sequence ATGACGCCATCCCGAGGGCTCACCGCGCTGCACCTGCGCCAGGGCCACCCCGACTTCCTGGATCTGCCATGGCACCTGCCGCTGGCGGAGTGGAACCCGAAGGTGTGCTCCCGGTTGGTGGAGGTCCCCCGCGGTCTCTCCCGGCACACGGTGGTGTTCGTCAGCTACGGCTCGGACATCTACGCCCTCAAGGAATTGCCCGTGTCCGTGGGGCAGCGCGAGTACGACGTGCTGCGCGGGCTGGAGGAGCGCCGGCTGCCGGCGGTGACGGCGGTGGGGCTCACGCGGGTGCGGGCTCCGGAGGAGTCCGGGGAGGAGCTGGCCATCCTCCTCACCCAGTACCTGCCCTCGTCGCTGCCCTACCGCGTGCTCTTCATGAACAGGGGCCTGGAGCGCTACCGCGAGCGGTTGCTGGACGCGATGGCCAGCCTGCTGGTGCGGCTGCACCTGGGCGGCTTCTTCTGGGGTGACTGCTCGCTGTCCAACGTCCTCTTCCGCCGCGACGCGGGCGAGCTCCAGGCGTACGCGGTGGACGCGGAGACGTCGGAGCTGCACACGAAGCTCTCCGACGGCCAGCGCGAGCTGGACTTGCTCATCATGGAGGAGAACGTCACCGGGGGGCTCGCGGACCTGGCGGCGATGGTGGAGCTGCCCTCGACGCTCGACGTGTACGCGACGGCCCCGAGCATCCGCCAGCGCTACGAGCGCCTGTGGACGGAGACGCACAAGGAGATCTCCATCTCTCCGAGCGAGAGCTACCGCATCCACGAGCGCATCCGCGCGCTGAACGAGCTGGGCTTCTCCGTGGGCGAGGTGGACCTGGTGGCGAGCGGAGACGGCAGCCAGCTGCGGATGCGGACCATCGTCACGGACCGCGAGTACCACCGGCACCAGCTCCACAACCTGACGGGCGTGGTGGCCGAGGAGCGGCAGGCGGCGCTCCTGCTCAATGAAATCCGCGAGATGAAGGCCACGCTGACGCGCGAGGTGAACCGGAGCGTGCCCTTGAGCGTGGCGGCGTTCCGTTGGCTGGACGAGCGCTTCCGGCCGACGGTGAACCGGTTGCACAAGGAGCTCGGACCCGCGGCGGACGAGGCGGAAATCTACTGCCAGGTGCTGGAGCACAAGTGGTTCTTGTCGGAGCGGGCGAAGCGGGACGTGGGCCTGGAGGTGGCGGTGAAGGGCTACGTGGCCCTTCGCCGGGAGCAGCCCGCGCTGGCGCTCCTGCGCTCGGCGAACGCGCCGCTGGTCACCGTGGAAGCCGAGGCCGCGTCCGAGCCCGCCCCGGCTCCCACCGACAAGGCCTCCGCTAGATGA
- a CDS encoding 3-dehydroquinate synthase II → MTTIITNNVTDAVSMQKRERIRLERIEGDRNRVEDASALIVWFDTAGLTTPNDNAGLLARIVNLAYTGVLLYPDNIEALAPAIPARMLKVFNARSVEDLERLKSLKQLGGDVVVASSEHLVLQKAAELGLKTCFRAYVDDGASLHQSIQDGASHDYLIVRFRDPTNIPLELVIASLQATHTVLIKEINTPTDVDDAIVTLGVMEVGADGVMFSPRSHEVLSEFTSRLGKLDRADVKLEVATLVRSVPVGMGYRSCIDTSTLFSPTEGMLVGSTSQGGILCCPEVFFLPYMELRPFRVNAGAVHSYVYNFGNRTDYMSELRAGAQIMIVDRTGKARRASVGRMKTEVRPLRLIEAEFQSGERINILMQDDWHVRIFSDEAKPLNITELRPGDKVLAHLARPGRHVGIKVDEHIIET, encoded by the coding sequence ATGACCACGATCATCACCAACAATGTCACTGACGCCGTGTCCATGCAGAAGCGGGAGCGCATCCGGCTTGAACGCATCGAGGGCGACCGCAACCGCGTGGAAGACGCGAGCGCCCTCATCGTCTGGTTCGACACGGCGGGCCTGACCACGCCCAATGACAACGCGGGGCTGCTCGCGCGGATCGTCAACCTGGCCTACACGGGCGTCCTCCTCTACCCGGACAACATCGAGGCGCTCGCGCCCGCCATCCCGGCGCGCATGCTCAAGGTCTTCAACGCCCGGAGCGTCGAGGACCTCGAGCGGCTCAAGTCCTTGAAGCAGCTCGGCGGGGACGTCGTGGTGGCCAGCTCGGAGCACCTGGTGCTGCAGAAGGCCGCGGAGCTGGGGCTGAAGACGTGCTTCCGGGCCTACGTGGACGACGGGGCCAGCCTGCACCAGTCCATCCAGGACGGCGCCAGCCACGACTACCTGATCGTCCGCTTCAGGGATCCCACCAACATCCCGCTGGAGCTGGTGATCGCCTCGCTGCAGGCCACGCACACCGTGCTCATCAAGGAGATCAACACGCCGACGGACGTGGATGACGCCATCGTCACCCTGGGCGTGATGGAGGTCGGCGCGGACGGCGTCATGTTCTCGCCGCGCTCCCACGAGGTGCTCAGCGAGTTCACCTCGCGGCTCGGCAAGCTGGACCGCGCGGACGTGAAGCTGGAGGTGGCCACCCTGGTGCGCAGCGTGCCCGTGGGCATGGGCTACCGCAGCTGCATCGACACCTCGACGCTCTTCTCCCCGACGGAGGGCATGCTGGTGGGCTCCACCTCGCAGGGCGGAATCCTCTGCTGCCCCGAGGTCTTCTTCCTGCCGTACATGGAGCTGCGCCCCTTCCGGGTGAACGCCGGCGCGGTCCACAGCTACGTGTACAACTTCGGCAACCGCACGGACTACATGAGCGAGCTGCGCGCGGGCGCGCAGATCATGATCGTGGATCGCACCGGCAAGGCGCGCCGGGCGAGCGTCGGCCGCATGAAGACGGAGGTGCGCCCGCTGCGCCTCATCGAGGCCGAGTTCCAGAGCGGCGAGCGCATCAACATCCTCATGCAGGACGACTGGCACGTCCGGATCTTCTCGGACGAGGCCAAGCCGCTGAACATCACCGAGCTGCGCCCCGGTGACAAGGTGCTCGCGCACCTGGCCCGGCCGGGCCGCCACGTGGGCATCAAGGTCGACGAGCACATCATCGAGACCTGA
- a CDS encoding DNA methyltransferase codes for MASDESKRTVHCADALAWLEGQGVLAGCSLITSMPDVSEFPSLSLAGWKDWFIRTAALVLSRCPDDGVTVFYQTDIKKDGTWVDKGYLVQKAAEQQGHALLWHKVVCRAPPGGVTFGRPAYSHMLCFSRGIRADLSKSTADVLPQAGEVTWTRGMGVEACLVACRYVLENTPTRTIVDPFCGHGTVLAVANELGLEAVGVELSPKRARKARSLRMPIK; via the coding sequence ATGGCCTCCGACGAGAGCAAGAGGACGGTTCACTGCGCGGACGCCCTGGCGTGGCTGGAGGGACAGGGCGTGCTCGCCGGATGCTCGCTCATCACCTCGATGCCCGACGTGTCCGAGTTCCCCTCGCTCTCCCTCGCCGGGTGGAAGGACTGGTTCATCCGCACCGCCGCGCTCGTCCTCTCGCGCTGCCCGGACGACGGCGTCACGGTCTTCTACCAGACCGACATCAAGAAGGACGGGACCTGGGTCGACAAGGGCTACCTGGTCCAGAAGGCCGCCGAGCAGCAGGGACACGCGCTGCTGTGGCACAAGGTCGTCTGCCGCGCGCCGCCCGGAGGCGTCACCTTCGGGCGGCCGGCGTACTCGCACATGTTGTGCTTCTCGCGAGGCATTCGCGCCGACCTCTCGAAGTCCACCGCCGACGTGCTCCCCCAGGCGGGCGAGGTGACCTGGACGCGAGGCATGGGCGTCGAGGCCTGTCTCGTCGCCTGCCGCTACGTGCTGGAGAACACCCCCACGCGCACCATCGTGGATCCCTTCTGCGGCCATGGCACCGTGCTCGCCGTCGCCAATGAGCTCGGGCTCGAGGCCGTGGGCGTCGAGCTGAGCCCCAAGCGGGCCAGGAAGGCGAGGAGCCTGCGCATGCCGATCAAATGA
- a CDS encoding alpha/beta fold hydrolase codes for MNWRDYQSMQRVVELGHRFISYVDEGRGEPLVLLHGIPTWGFLWSGLLPALSLTHRVLIPDLLGYGYSDRREGFERSITRQAEAVDAWMDRLGVKNAVVVGHDIGGGVAQHLAVRFPQRVSRLCLMNSICFDSWPIEMMVQLGHPRVARRLSARVVYRALRMALKRTGFATAPPDGVLEGLLEPYATEVGKTSLVRNAAALDTNQTQELVAKLAHVAVPTRLVWGVDDTFQPVKWGERLAWEIPGAKLVRVAHARHYVMWDQPHAVMTALYDFLGMEARPMLEGAGALI; via the coding sequence ATGAATTGGCGCGACTATCAGTCGATGCAGCGGGTGGTGGAACTGGGCCACCGCTTCATCAGCTACGTGGACGAGGGGCGCGGCGAGCCGCTGGTGCTCCTTCATGGGATTCCCACCTGGGGTTTCCTGTGGAGTGGGCTGCTACCGGCGCTCTCCCTGACGCACCGGGTGCTGATTCCGGATCTGCTCGGGTATGGATATTCGGACAGGAGGGAGGGCTTCGAACGCTCCATTACACGGCAGGCGGAGGCGGTGGACGCGTGGATGGACCGGCTGGGGGTGAAGAACGCGGTGGTGGTGGGGCACGACATCGGCGGCGGCGTGGCGCAGCACCTGGCGGTCCGGTTTCCCCAGCGGGTGTCGAGGCTATGCCTGATGAACAGCATCTGCTTCGACTCGTGGCCCATCGAGATGATGGTGCAATTGGGACACCCTCGCGTGGCGCGGAGGCTGTCGGCGCGGGTGGTGTACCGGGCGTTGAGGATGGCGCTGAAGCGGACGGGCTTCGCGACGGCGCCGCCGGACGGAGTGCTGGAGGGACTGCTGGAGCCGTACGCGACGGAGGTGGGCAAGACGTCGCTGGTGCGCAACGCGGCGGCGCTGGACACGAACCAGACGCAGGAATTGGTGGCGAAGCTGGCGCACGTGGCGGTGCCCACGCGGCTGGTGTGGGGCGTGGACGACACCTTCCAGCCGGTGAAATGGGGCGAGCGGCTGGCGTGGGAGATTCCAGGCGCGAAGCTGGTGCGGGTGGCGCACGCGAGGCATTACGTAATGTGGGATCAGCCGCACGCGGTGATGACGGCGCTGTATGACTTCCTCGGGATGGAGGCGCGGCCGATGCTGGAGGGCGCGGGCGCGCTCATTTGA
- a CDS encoding SDR family oxidoreductase: MQTLQGWTALVTGASAGIGEACALALSRAGARLVLAGRRGDRLEALAAKLQTPAHPLVLDVRSRQDVEASLASLPPGFSDVDVLVNNAGLGLGLEPAHQASLDDWETMIDTNCKGLVYVTRALLPGMVRRNRGHVVNLGSVAATYPYPGGNVYGATKAFVHQFTENLKADLAGTRVRVTDIQPGMVETEFSVVRFKGDADRAHKVYEGMEPLTAADIADIVQWCVTRPAHVNINVVEVMPADQGFGPFNVKRR, translated from the coding sequence ATGCAGACCCTTCAAGGATGGACAGCCCTCGTCACGGGGGCCAGCGCGGGAATCGGCGAGGCCTGTGCCCTTGCTCTCTCCCGGGCCGGAGCGCGGCTCGTGCTGGCGGGGCGCCGGGGAGACCGGCTCGAGGCCCTGGCGGCGAAACTCCAGACGCCCGCGCACCCGCTCGTGCTGGACGTGCGCTCGCGCCAGGACGTCGAGGCGTCGCTCGCTTCCCTGCCCCCCGGGTTCTCGGACGTGGACGTGCTCGTCAACAACGCCGGCCTGGGCCTCGGCCTCGAGCCCGCGCACCAGGCGTCGCTCGATGACTGGGAGACGATGATCGACACCAACTGCAAGGGGCTCGTCTACGTGACGCGCGCCCTCCTTCCCGGCATGGTGCGGCGCAACCGCGGGCACGTGGTGAACCTGGGCTCCGTGGCCGCCACCTACCCCTATCCCGGCGGCAACGTCTACGGCGCCACCAAGGCCTTCGTGCATCAATTCACGGAGAACCTGAAGGCCGACCTCGCGGGCACGCGCGTGCGCGTCACCGACATCCAGCCCGGCATGGTGGAGACCGAGTTCTCGGTGGTGCGCTTCAAGGGCGACGCGGACCGCGCCCACAAGGTCTACGAGGGCATGGAGCCGCTCACGGCGGCGGACATCGCCGACATCGTGCAGTGGTGTGTCACCCGCCCCGCCCACGTGAACATCAACGTGGTCGAGGTCATGCCGGCGGACCAGGGCTTCGGCCCCTTCAACGTCAAGCGCCGCTGA
- a CDS encoding class I fructose-bisphosphate aldolase yields MNGVAKQIRWSHFLDRRSGRGIIVPIDHGLSIGPVEGLASVEQVSRWIGHPGITGIIAHKGMVDRLGSNELLKGIGVMVHLNGMMSLASSPDRKERLTSVEAALRLGADAVSLQLNFDGTNDAHNLTQLGTVVDEAQRYGMPVLTMLYDKVSCDKLEHRLARQRHLIRACVELGTDALKLAAPDDLSLMPTLLEGILEHTAVFFAGGAVRSEEEILFLAEEVVRCGATGLCVGRNIFQRESARATLTRLQEIILGRAGSIDGEPRPRVSWDDLPNRAPVQWSSVVEEVVK; encoded by the coding sequence ATGAATGGCGTTGCCAAGCAGATCCGCTGGTCGCACTTCCTGGACCGGCGGAGTGGTAGGGGGATCATCGTGCCCATCGATCATGGATTGTCGATCGGGCCGGTGGAGGGGCTGGCCAGTGTGGAGCAGGTGTCCCGGTGGATCGGGCACCCGGGAATCACTGGCATCATCGCCCACAAGGGGATGGTGGATCGGCTTGGGAGCAACGAGTTGCTGAAGGGCATCGGCGTCATGGTCCATCTCAATGGCATGATGTCGCTGGCCTCGAGCCCGGACCGCAAGGAGAGGTTGACGTCGGTGGAGGCCGCGCTCCGGCTCGGAGCGGACGCGGTCTCCCTGCAGCTCAACTTCGACGGGACGAACGACGCCCACAACCTGACGCAGCTGGGGACGGTGGTGGACGAGGCCCAACGCTACGGCATGCCCGTGCTGACCATGCTCTACGACAAGGTCTCCTGCGACAAGCTGGAGCACCGGCTGGCCAGGCAGCGGCACCTGATACGGGCCTGCGTGGAGCTGGGGACGGATGCGCTCAAGCTGGCCGCCCCCGATGATCTCTCGCTGATGCCCACGCTGCTGGAGGGCATCCTGGAACACACGGCCGTGTTCTTCGCGGGAGGGGCGGTGCGCTCGGAGGAGGAGATCCTCTTCCTGGCGGAGGAGGTGGTACGCTGCGGCGCCACCGGCCTGTGCGTGGGGCGCAACATCTTCCAACGCGAGTCCGCCCGCGCCACCCTCACCCGCCTGCAGGAGATCATCCTGGGGCGCGCCGGGAGCATCGACGGGGAGCCGAGGCCGCGTGTCTCCTGGGATGACCTCCCCAACCGTGCCCCCGTCCAGTGGTCCTCCGTGGTGGAGGAGGTGGTGAAATGA
- a CDS encoding peptidoglycan recognition protein family protein — translation MSTVSASFRTHLARTTAASSTPPLPTGTLSKGASGTAVKQLQTALVKLGFMTQAQMNTGPGTFGPQTEASLKKYQAANKLAADGVYGPKTRAAMLKDLTPAAPSTGKPAPSVTAPAAGLERGDSGAAVKQLQTALVKLGFMTQTQMNTGPGVYGPQTEASVKKFQSTWKLGVDGEYGPKTKAALEKALAGQKPPASSPAPSTPAPSTPSTPAPGKVTKPDMKWVPSANYGSRNGADIDSIILHHTASNNVSSDLATLTKKGTDVSAHYLIGKDGTIYHLVDDKMAAWHAGKSSLHGDTSPSVNARSIGIEITNDGSGKTPFTEAQYRALEKLVPYLAKTYNVPMKNILGHKDVAPGRKVDPADNFDWGRVRRATDAVI, via the coding sequence GTGAGCACCGTTTCCGCCTCGTTCCGCACCCACCTCGCCCGCACCACCGCCGCGTCGTCCACTCCGCCCCTGCCCACGGGGACCCTTTCCAAGGGGGCTTCGGGCACCGCGGTGAAGCAACTGCAGACAGCCCTGGTGAAGCTGGGCTTCATGACGCAGGCCCAGATGAACACCGGCCCGGGCACTTTCGGTCCGCAGACGGAGGCCTCGCTGAAGAAGTACCAGGCCGCGAACAAGCTGGCGGCGGACGGGGTGTACGGCCCGAAGACGCGCGCCGCGATGCTCAAGGACCTCACCCCGGCGGCCCCCTCCACCGGCAAGCCGGCCCCCTCCGTCACCGCGCCCGCGGCGGGCCTGGAGCGCGGCGATAGCGGCGCCGCGGTGAAGCAACTGCAGACGGCCCTGGTGAAGCTGGGCTTCATGACGCAGACCCAGATGAACACCGGCCCGGGCGTCTACGGCCCGCAGACGGAAGCGTCCGTGAAGAAGTTCCAGTCCACGTGGAAGCTGGGCGTGGACGGTGAGTACGGCCCGAAGACGAAGGCCGCGCTGGAGAAGGCGCTCGCCGGCCAGAAGCCGCCCGCGTCGTCCCCCGCGCCCTCCACCCCCGCGCCCTCCACTCCCTCCACCCCCGCGCCCGGCAAGGTGACGAAGCCGGACATGAAGTGGGTGCCCTCGGCCAACTACGGCTCACGCAACGGCGCGGACATCGACAGCATCATCCTGCACCACACCGCCTCCAACAACGTCTCGTCGGACCTGGCCACGCTCACCAAGAAGGGCACGGACGTGAGCGCGCACTACCTCATCGGCAAGGACGGCACCATCTACCACCTGGTGGATGACAAGATGGCGGCGTGGCACGCCGGCAAGTCGTCGCTGCACGGGGACACCAGCCCCAGCGTGAACGCCCGCTCCATCGGCATTGAAATCACCAACGATGGCAGCGGCAAGACGCCCTTCACCGAGGCCCAGTACCGCGCGCTGGAGAAGCTCGTGCCGTACCTGGCCAAGACGTACAACGTCCCCATGAAGAACATCCTGGGTCACAAGGACGTGGCCCCGGGCCGCAAGGTGGACCCGGCGGACAACTTCGACTGGGGCCGCGTCCGCCGCGCCACCGACGCCGTCATCTAG